From Cygnus atratus isolate AKBS03 ecotype Queensland, Australia chromosome 1, CAtr_DNAZoo_HiC_assembly, whole genome shotgun sequence, the proteins below share one genomic window:
- the LOC118247790 gene encoding heat shock transcription factor, Y-linked-like codes for MVMLKHLPPERPGRPAGSHLLTGRTKTKLATEMASGGNFSENETKEIKREPLPAETSPVSAPDKLVESSESPSAEPLGQDRGTACDGAAASIKEEKDCPASTDNCESKPCSSSEESAVKANVFSFLSFPKKLWHLVESNEFKTIWWGRCGNCIVIDEEIFKVEVLGRTGPQKIFETESMKSFIRQLNLYGFTKMQQDFQRSASLPEFLAEEDAFSAHRKLLLYHNPNFKRDSPHLLVNCKRRAALKRKATAAPATQADLYGNCPSSSPGIQHGWGADAGQEKDVMAAAPAGDTQTAAPTGSPLPKRQAKATPQASGAHPASCTDAPSLPGPAAEAAGRDKQQPPASSQLPPRSSQSPSASPTPTRYYFLPLMGTASAPTHQNAPAPRFPWAAIPPFRPFAIPGPAAASATAMPNPADWQPSAAPHCPTCTCSPNKAAAGDGLEP; via the exons ATGGTGATGCTCAAGCATCTCCCACCAGAACGCCCAGGCAGACCAGCTGGGTCTCACTTGCTGACTGGCAGGACGAAGACTAAGCTGGCCACTGAAATGGCTTCAGGCGgaaacttcagtgaaaatgagacaaaagaaattaaaagggaGCCGCTTCCAGCAGAAACTTCACCTGTTTCTGCTCCAGACAAGCTGGTTGAATCCTCAGAGTCCCCTTCTGCTGAGCCTCTGGGACAGGATAGAGGAACAGCTTGTGATGGTGCTGCAGCAtcaataaaggaagaaaaggattgCCCAGCTTCCACTGATAACTGTGAGAGCAAACCCTGTAGTTCTTCTGAGGAGAGCGCTGTCAAAGCCAAtgtcttctccttcctcagttTCCCAAAGAAACTGTGGCATCTAGTTGAAAGCAACGAGTTTAAGACCATTTGGTGGGGTCGCTGCGGAAACTGTATTGTGATTGatgaggaaatatttaaagtggAAGTGCTGGGAAGGACCGGGCCTCAGAAAATTTTTGAGACTGAGAGCATGAAAAGTTTCATTCGTCAGCTTAACCTGTACGGATTCACCAAAATGCAACAGGACTTCCAAAGATCTGCCTCACTTCCTGAATTCCTGGCAGAAGAAGATGCATTTTCTGCTCACAGGAAG tTACTCCTCTACCACAACCCCAACTTCAAGAGAGATTCTCCCCACCTGCTCGTCAACTGCAAGCGCCGTGCTGCCCTGAAGAGGAAAGCCACGGCTGCCCCTGCAACGCAGGCGGATCTGTATGGAaactgccccagcagcagcccaggcatCCAGCATGGGTGGGGAGCAGATGCCGGGCAGGAGAAGGACGTgatggcagcagctccagcaggagaCACGCAGACAGCAGCCCCCACAGGGTCCCCACTCCCAAAGCGCCAGGCAAAAGCCACCCCCCAGGCTAGCGGTGCCCATCCAGCCTCATGCACGGatgctccctccctgccaggccccgctgcagaggcagcaggcagggacaagcaacagcctccagcctcctcccagctgcCACCACGCAGCAGCCAGAGCCCATCTGCCTCTCCTACTCCCACACGGTACTACTTTCTGCCTCTCATGGGAACCGCCTCGGCACCTACGCACCAAAACGCGCCAGCTCCACGGTTTCCCTGGGCCGCCATACCTCCCTTCCGTCCATTTGCAATTCCTGGGCcggcagcagcctctgccacGGCCATGCCGAATCCAGCCGACTGGcagccctcagcagccccacactGCCCAACTTGCACCTGCAGCCCAAACAAGGCAGCTGCAGGCGATGGGCTGGAACCCTAG